Proteins co-encoded in one Salvia splendens isolate huo1 chromosome 4, SspV2, whole genome shotgun sequence genomic window:
- the LOC121800335 gene encoding brassinosteroid-responsive RING protein 1-like: MAMMTQLKWAWEFILYQSFFQPRVNEAAEYCEDGLSEECAVCLCRIEGGDEIRELRCQHAFHKVCLHRWLGYGHVTCPLCRDNVEPRKFAADLRHELLLFNFAAVDSSHDRATWWLR, from the coding sequence ATGGCGATGATGACGCAGCTGAAATGGGCGTGGGAATTCATTCTCTACCAATCCTTCTTCCAGCCACGTGTCAACGAGGCGGCCGAATACTGCGAAGACGGGTTGTCCGAGGAATGCGCGGTGTGCCTGTGCAGGATTGAAGGCGGGGACGAGATTAGAGAGCTGAGGTGTCAACACGCTTTCCACAAGGTCTGTCTCCATCGCTGGCTCGGATACGGCCACGTCACCTGCCCCCTCTGCCGGGACAATGTCGAACCGAGGAAGTTCGCGGCCGACCTCCGCCACGAGCTCCTCCTGTTCAACTTCGCCGCCGTCGACTCCAGCCACGACCGTGCCACGTGGTGGCTACGTTGA
- the LOC121797990 gene encoding importin-9-like produces MQMDQDQQWLINCLNASLDPNHQVRNFAETSLNQASLQPGYGVALARVAANRELPFGLRQLAAVLLKQYIKKHWDEDEDDFENPAVASNEKASIRGLLLSSLDDPNKKICTAVSVAVSTIAQYDWPDDWPELVSFLLSLISDQTKLNAVHGALRCLALLTSDMDDKMVPKIIPVLFPCLHTIVSSPQIYDKSLRSKAITIAYNCISIVGVMSGVYKTETTAFMLPMLQPWMEQFSLILQHPVPSEDPDDWSTRMEVLKCLNQFIQNFPSILETHFVVIMGPLWQTFVSSLKVYERSSIEGVEDSYDGRYDSDGTEKSLESFVIQLFEFFLTVVGSPKFVKIILNNVKELVYYTIGFLQMTEQQVHIWSVDANMYVADEDDNTYSCRVSGALLLEEIITSCGMDGVDAVVDSIKRRISESQHQKDNGITGWWRLREATLFALASVSEQLLQVEVTSPEVGSLLEKILTDDMATGVHDYPFLHARLFSSVAKLSSVMNNQVTEHFLYAAIKTVGMDVPPAVKVGACRALSQLLPDSSKGIFQSHALDLLSSLVDLLKNATDETMHLVLETLQAAIKAGHEISASIEPVISPIILNMWASYVSDPFIGIDALEVLEAIKNSPGCIHPLVSRILPYVGPILSNPQQQPEGLVAGSLDLVTMLVKNAPIDVVKAAYQVSFESVVSIVLQSNDHSEMQNASQCLAALVAGGKQDMLAWCGDPGFIMKSLLDVVSRLLDPDLESSGSLFVGSYILQLILHLPTQMAHHIRDLVIALVRRMQSSQLAGLKSSLLLIFARLVHMSAPHVEQFIDLLVSVPAEGHRNSFVYLMCEWTKQQGEVQGSYQIKVTTTALALLLLTRHTALGNVNVQGYLIKSQAGITTRSRSKVVPDQWTMMPLPVKILALLADALLEAQEQVDGDDEDSDWEEAQTGDVSGDVSNKENFLCSAAATSHSRPSYEYLDAMAKVFNKDEEDDDDEDELLCSADPLNEINLVNYLVESLVKLGESDKPYFQHLFQSLNKPQQNAVELVLRQRGI; encoded by the exons atgcaAATGGATCAAGATCAGCAATGGCTGATCAATTGCTTGAACGCCTCACTCGATCCCAACCATCAAGTTCGAAATTTCGCCGAGACTTCTCTCAACCAAGCATCGCTTCAGCCTG GTTACGGTGTTGCTTTGGCTAGAGTTGCTGCAAACCGGGAACTTCCCTTTGGGCTAAGGCAG CTAGCAGCAGTACTGCTGAAGCAATATATTAAGAAACACTgggatgaggatgaggatgactTTGAAAATCCTGCTGTTGCAAGCAATGAGAAG GCATCTATACGAGGGCTACTTTTATCATCACTAGATGATCCAAATAAGAAGATCTGTACTGCAGTAAGTGTGGCTGTATCAACAATTGCACAGTATGACTGGCCCGATGACTGGCCTGAACTAGTATCCTTCCTTTTAAGTTTGATCAGTGACCAGACTAAACTTAATGCTG TGCATGGGGCTTTAAGATGCTTGGCTCTTCTTACGTCGGACATGGATGATAAGATGGTTCCAAAAATTATCCCAGTTTTGTTCCCATGCTTGCACACCATTGTATCATCTCCGCAG ATATATGACAAATCTCTGAGGTCTAAAGCTATTACAATAGCTTATAATTGTATCTCCATTGTCGGGGTTATGAGTGGAGTCTATAAG ACAGAAACTACTGCCTTCATGTTACCGATGCTCCAGCCTTGGATGGAGCAATTCTCATTAATATTGCAACATCCAGTTCCTTCTGAAGATCCTGATGATTGGAGCACTCGAATGGAG GTATTAAAGTGCTTGAATCAGTTTATTCAAAACTTCCCATCCATACTGGAAACTCATTTCGTAG TAATTATGGGGCCATTATGGCAAACATTTGTGTCATCTTTGAAAGTGTACGAGAGATCATCTATTGAAGGTGTTGAAGATTCCTATGATGGAAGATACGATTCTGATGGCACTGAAAAGAGTCTTGAGTCTTTTGTTATCCAG CTATTTGAATTTTTTCTGACTGTTGTTGGAAGCCCAAAATTTGTAAAG ATAATCCTGAACAATGTGAAAGAGTTGGTATATTATACCATCGGTTTCCTACAAATGACAGAACAACAG GTTCATATTTGGTCGGTGGATGCTAACATGTATGTTGCTGATGAGGATGACAATACTTATAGTTGTCGTGTATCAG GTGCTCTATTACTAGAAGAGATAATAACTTCTTGCGGAATGGATGGAGTAGATGCTGTAGTTGACTCCATAAAAAGACGAATAAGCGAGTCCCAACATCAGAAAGATAATGGAATTACTGGCTGGTGGAGA TTAAGGGAGGCTACTCTATTTGCTTTAGCTTCTGTGTCCGAGCAATTGCTTCAAGTGGAG GTTACTTCACCCGAAGTTGGAAGCTTGCTAGAGAAGATTCTAACTGATGATATGGCAACAG GCGTGCATGATTACCCATTTCTTCATGCCCGGTTATTCTCATCTGTTGCAAAACTATCATCTGTG ATGAACAACCAAGTAACAGAGCATTTCTTATATGCTGCTATTAAGACAGTTGGCATGGATGT GCCCCCCGCTGTGAAAGTTGGTGCATGTCGAGCTCTATCTCAACTTCTTCCTGATTCTTCCAAAGGAATTTTCCAAAGCCATGCATTGGATTTATTGTCATCACTTGTAGATCTTCTTAAAAAT GCAACTGATGAGACTATGCACCTAGTATTGGAAACTTTACAAGCAGCAATTAAAGCTG GTCATGAAATTTCAGCCTCAATAGAGCCAGTTATCTCTCCTATTATCCTTAACATGTGGGCTTCTTACGTTTCTGATCCTTTTATCGGTATTGACGCTCTTGAGGTTTTGGAG GCCATTAAAAATTCGCCTGGATGTATTCATCCTCTGGTTTCTCGAATTTTACCATATGTTGGGCCAATCCTCAGTAAC CCGCAACAACAACCGGAAGGTTTAGTTGCTGGTTCTTTGGATCTTGTTACAATGTTAGTGAAG AATGCTCCTATTGACGTGGTAAAAGCAGCATATCAAGTTTCCTTCGAATCTGTTGTTAGCATAGTCCTACAAAGTAATGACCACAGTGAGATGCAG AATGCAAGCCAGTGCTTGGCTGCTCTTGTGGCTGGTGGGAAACAAGATATGCTTGCTTGGTGTGGAGATCCTGGATTTATTATGAAAAGTTTACTTGATGTAGTCTCAAG GCTTCTAGACCCTGATTTGGAAAGCTCAGGATCACTTTTTGTTGGTAGCTATATCTTACAACTCATTTTACATCTGCCTACACAAATGGCTCATCATATTCGAGATCTCGTGATCGCACTTGTCAGACGCATGCAATCTTCTCAACTTGCAGGACTGAAAAGCTCATTGCTTCTCATATTTGCTAGATTG GTTCACATGAGTGCACCTCATGTAGAACAGTTCATTGACTTGCTGGTTTCAGTCCCAGCGGAAGGTCATCGAAATTCCTTTGTGTATCTTATGTGTGAATGGACCAAGCAACAAG GGGAAGTTCAAGGATCCTACCAAATTAAAGTAACAACCACTGCTTTGGCTTTGTTACTCTTGACAAGGCATACTGCATTGGGGAATGTCAATGTTCAAGGCTATCTGATCAAG TCTCAGGCAGGAATAACCACCCGGTCACGATCTAAGGTTGTGCCAGATCAATGGACCATGATGCCACTACCTGTTAAG ATTCTGGCTTTATTGGCGGATGCTTTATTGGAAGCCCAAGAACAAGTAGATGGAGATGATGAG GATAGTGATTGGGAAGAAGCTCAGACTGGAGATGTGAGTGGTGATGTTAGTAACAAGGAGAATTTCTTATGTTCAGCTGCTGCTACATCACATAGCAGACCTAGTTATGAATACTTAGACGCCATGGCGAAAGTTTTCAATAAG GACGAAGAAGATGATGACGATGAAGATGAACTTCTTTGTAGTGCTGATCCCCTAAATGAG ATTAATTTGGTTAACTATCTCGTTGAATCCTTAGTAAAGTTGGGTGAGAGTGATAAACCATATTTCCAGCATCTTTTTCAG AGTTTAAACAAGCCTCAACAAAATGCTGTTGAGTTAGTTTTGAGGCAACGAGGAATATGA